In a genomic window of Clavelina lepadiformis chromosome 7, kaClaLepa1.1, whole genome shotgun sequence:
- the LOC143465088 gene encoding uncharacterized protein LOC143465088 gives MSQINSPGSISPTADPKAESTSSEIEEEGSELKSFAQRTINELLSLYGYDRVMEQDINRLYTKSKLSNGVAMPDFIKNEGALNHADEIKMKMLEDKHQLFSKITSFPPSMVSLVDPESSHPQRIRVSSENYPVPASPVQARRPSSGYSGTEESVTCVWCRKPGSAAFAVPDGDKSKTFCSEKCFAACRRAEFKRTRVCDGCKQSRKVKEYLDTEGGGRRLQFCSSVCLETYKVSVFCNELEKTQKTKPNTKQKKDNAIASDRDENVPDSALMDLRIQKKIQPKVEDKSQLNNDLSRVDTKNFQHQRPRTAMKCRPSTSNLSLPKAPGTMPCVNWSLPNITSNQILNNSLLLPNHMKLAMERFAGNVGPSTHPGARYPTNIIQPSFHVGTNTKSVHSGTIAKENTATGSYSLPLNSSTFETILQRNANENLDATSFMLGVLASSSHQDISNPSSAQETAEKALHNTSSKISHAATSTNTDESPNTPCVTDCKPGGLKNDSPKNVGDNKGPTWPVLLMPFPVPVPIFLPLPHYNVQTESTNSHENEKTSPAKKRNNHENSLNNVDPRQQDLAPNNAPTTAYKLDSNADADQGAGNSSLQCDKSTEDYPERTCEDSEPQESNGSETETISFTDQAVDLSAKSEQCDRKRSFSSSFKRNLLCENASANDSKKVKTCN, from the exons ATGTCTCAGATCAATAGTCCAGGCAGTATCAGTCCCACCGCAGACCCGAAAGCGGAATCTACGTCATCGGAAATAGAAGAGGAAGGCAGCGAATTAAAA AGTTTTGCTCAGCGGACGATTAACGAACTTCTCAGCCTGTACGGCTATGACCGGGTTATGGAACAAGATATCAATCGACTGTACACTAAGAGTAAATTGTCAAACGGAGTTGCGATGCCCGATTTCATAAAAA ATGAAGGGGCGTTAAACCACGCGGATGAAATCAAGATGAAGATGCTTGAAGATAAACATcaattattttccaaaataacATCTTTTCCTCCATCAATGGTGTCTTTGGTTGATCCGGAGTCGTCACATCCACAACGTATCCGCGTCTCATCTGAAAATTATCCGGTTCCTGCTTCTCCGGTACAAGCACGGCGACCATCTTCCGGATACTcag GTACGGAAGAAAGCGTAACATGCGTTTGGTGTCGTAAGCCGGGTTCCGCCGCTTTCGCCGTTCCGGATGGtgataaaagtaaaactttctgCAGCGAAAAGTGCTTTGCTGCTTGTCGCAGAGCGGAATTTAAACGTACCAGG GTCTGTGACGGCTGCAAGCAATCCCGAAAAGTGAAAGAGTATTTGGACACCGAGGGAGGCGGAAGACGGCTTCAGTTCTGTTCTTCTGTTTGTCTTGAGACTTACAAGGTGTCTGTCTTTTGCAACGAATTGGAGAAGACTCAA AAAACGAAACCGAACACTAAACAGAAAAAGGACAACGCCATAGCCTCAGACAGAGATGAAAACGTTCCGGATTCTGCTTTAATGGATTTGAGAATTCAGAAGAAGATTCAACCAAAAGTAGAAGACAAGAGTCAATTAAACAACGATCTTTCTAGAGTTGACACCAAGAATTTTCAACATCAACGACCAAGGACCGCGATGAAATGTCGACCTTCGACGTCAAACCTTTCTTTGCCTAAAGCTCCCGGCACAATGCCATGTGTGAACTGGTCGTTACCGAATATCACCAGTAACCAAATTCTCAACAACTCGTTACTGCTGCCGAACCATATGAAGCTTGCGATGGAAAGATTTGCGGGAAACGTTGGCCCCTCAACACACCCTGGTGCAAGATACCCTACAAATATAATCCAACCGTCTTTTCACGTGGGGACGAATACTAAGTCGGTACACAGTGGGACAATCGCGAAGGAAAACACTGCAACTGGCTCTTACTCTTTGCCCTTGAACTCTTCAACTTTCGAAACCATTTTGCAACGGAACGCGAACGAAAACTTGGATGCAACCAGTTTCATGTTGGGTGTGCTGGCATCTTCTTCACATCAAGACATCAGCAATCCATCCTCAGCTCAAGAGACCGCTGAAAAAGCATTGCACAATACGTCGTCCAAAATCTCTCACGCCGCGACGAGTACGAACACTGACGAATCACCAAACACCCCGTGTGTCACAGACTGCAAGCCTGGTGGGTTAAAAAATGACAGTCCGAAGAACGTTGGAGACAATAAGGGTCCCACCTGGCCGGTGTTGCTAATGCCCTTCCCCGTCCCTGTACCTATTTTCTTGCCGTTACCGCATTACAATGTCCAAACCGAAAGCACTAACAgtcatgaaaatgaaaaaacatcgCCAGCAAAAAAACGTAACAATCACGAGAATTCTCTGAACAATGTGGACCCAAGGCAACAAGATTTAGCTCCAAACAATGCACCAACTACTGCGTACAAGTTGGACTCGAATGCTGATGCTGATCAAGGAGCTGGAAACTCATCTCTACAATGTGACAAAAGCACGGAAGACTATCCAGAGAGAACATGCGAAGACTCAGAACCACAAGAGAGCAACGGAAGTGAAACAGAAACAATCTCTTTTACCGACCAAGCAGTTGACTTATCCGCTAAATCTGAGCAATGTGATAGAAAACGTTCGTTTAGTTCCAGTTTCAAACGTAATCTTCTGTGTGAAAACGCGTCGGCCAATGACAGTAAGAAAGTAAAAACCTGTAACTAA